From Carya illinoinensis cultivar Pawnee chromosome 5, C.illinoinensisPawnee_v1, whole genome shotgun sequence, one genomic window encodes:
- the LOC122309999 gene encoding BURP domain-containing protein 9-like isoform X2 translates to MALRFAYGVLLFCLLLLRCDHISGARDVAKDSYKSAYGTKENLEDQSGYASGYAAAYRTQKDAKDSYESAYGTKENLEDQSGYSSGYAAAYRTQKDTKDSYESAYGTKENLEDQSGYATGYAATYRTQKVAKDSHKSAYSSKKNLEDQSGYASGYAAAYQTQKVSKDSYESAYGSKENLKDQSGYASGYAAAYRTKKVAKDTNYITAYGTKDLDAKYAEMEDVPEDQTHANGGKDVDEQHLKQEEVANQKEMNQPYIAGYTSRRANYITAYRTRQDGEESYLAKYGTKEDLEDSGMKNKKQIDNDVKDVADQNLQKVEVTQEKGMNQPYKAGYRNRQYEAGYGNRQYDAGYRNRQYEAGYRTRQDAKDNYIAGYTGKRDQGPYTAGYRSAQDVKELDYISAYGDGKDSKESGMEHENHMAAKPSSHMDRSEAFKSGFFTMDDLFVGKTMPLRFPIQEFPHFLPREEADSIPFSMAQLSNVLQLYSIPPGSPSARAMENTLQQCESLPIKGEIKHCATSLESMLGFVHNIMGSWPNLDVLTITHPTVATVSTQNYSVLRISEEIYAPKWVACHPLPYPYKVFYCHFIERSKIFKVLLGGENEHKVEAVAVCHMDTSEWDPDHILFRQLGIKPGSSSPICHFLPVYHLVWVPSPTPATASI, encoded by the exons ATGGCTCTTCGGTTTGCATATGGGGTCCTCCTCTTTTGTCTGTTGCTCTTAAGG TGTGACCACATCAGTGGAGCGAGGGACGTTGCAAAAGACTCTTATAAATCTGCTTACGGTACCAAAGAGAATTTGGAAGATCAGTCGGGTTACGCGTCAGGTTATGCAGCTGCCTACCGGACTCAAAAGGATGCAAAAGATTCTTATGAATCTGCTTACGGTACCAAAGAGAATTTGGAAGATCAGTCGGGTTACTCGTCAGGTTATGCAGCTGCTTACCGGACTCAAAAGGATACAAAAGATTCTTATGAATCTGCTTACGGTACCAAAGAGAATTTGGAAGATCAGTCCGGTTACGCAACAGGTTATGCAGCTACTTACCGAACTCAGAAGGTTGCAAAAGATTCTCATAAATCTGCTTACAGTTCCAAAAAGAATTTGGAAGATCAGTCTGGTTATGCTTCAGGTTATGCAGCTGCTTACCAGACTCAAAAGGTTTCAAAAGATTCTTATGAATCTGCTTACGGTTCCAAAGAGAATTTGAAAGATCAGTCTGGTTACGCTTCAGGTTATGCAGCTGCTTACCGGACAAAAAAAGTGGCGAAAGACACTAATTACATCACTGCTTATGGTACTAAAGATCTAGACGCGAAATACGCAGAGATGGAGGACGTTCCAGAGGAT CAAACCCATGCTAATGGAGGGAAGGACGTAGATGAACAACACTTGAAACAAGAGGAGGTGGCAAACCAAAAAGAGATGAACCAACCCTACATCGCTGGGTACACAAGCAGACGAGCAAATTACATTACTGCCTACCGAACCAGACAAGATGGGGAAGAATCTTACCTAGCTAAGTATGGTACAAAAGAAGACTTGGAAGACTCtgggatgaaaaataaaaagcag ATTGATAATGATGTGAAGGACGTAGCCGATCAAAACTTGCAAAAAGTGGAAGTGACACAAGAAAAAGGGATGAACCAACCTTACAAAGCCGGTTACAGAAACAGACAGTATGAGGCAGGTTACGGAAACAGACAGTATGATGCTGGTTACAGAAATAGACAGTATGAGGCTGGTTACCGAACCAGGCAAGATGCAAAAGACAATTACATTGCTGGATACACTGGGAAGAGAGATCAGGGCCCTTACACTGCTGGCTATAGAAGTGCGCAAGACGTGAAAGAGTTGGATTACATTAGTGCATATGGAGATGGGAAAGACTCTAAAGAGTCAGGCATGGAGCATGAAAATCATATGGCAGCAAAGCCATCATCCCACATGGATCGCTCGGAAGCATTCAAGTCAGGCTTTTTCACCATGGATGATCTATTTGTGGGGAAGACAATGCCCCTCCGCTTTCCTATCCAAGAGTTTCCCCATTTCTTGCCAAGAGAAGAAGCTGATTCCATTCCTTTCTCAATGGCCCAACTCTCAAACGTTCTTCAACTCTACTCAATCCCTCCAGGTTCTCCCAGTGCCCGggctatggaaaacacactccAACAGTGCGAATCTCTACCCATCAAGGGGGAGATCAAGCACTGCGCTACCTCTTTAGAGTCCATGCTTGGTTTTGTACACAACATCATGGGCTCATGGCCCAACCTGGATGTCCTAACAATCACCCACCCCACAGTGGCAACTGTCTCGACACAGAATTACTCTGTTCTGAGAATTTCAGAGGAAATTTATGCTCCTAAATGGGTAGCTTGTCATCCCTTGCCGTACCCTTACAAAGTTTTCTACTGCCACTTCATAGAAAGGAGCAAAATATTCAAGGTTTTACTAGGGGGTGAGAATGAACATAAGGTGGAAGCAGTTGCTGTATGCCACATGGACACGTCTGAATGGGACCCTGATCACATTCTCTTTCGCCAACTAGGGATCAAGCCCGGCTCTTCTTCTCCAATATGCCATTTCCTCCCGGTATATCATCTTGTTTGGGTTCCATCACCAACACCAGCAACAGCCTCTATCTAG
- the LOC122310000 gene encoding dehydrodolichyl diphosphate synthase complex subunit NUS1 isoform X4, which yields MKISDEWALEKKCRRLNVQLLKLVQIGSFGLQFLWCILHFIVSIWYFLLEVNHVVESTLISSGLLKNYKTLDLGKLRYLAIVVGSEEAFQTAKVTKLLQWLEAIGMKHVCLYDMEGVLKKSKEAILEKINNTTVFQEADENDKLLDQKHMTLEFASYSDGKEAVAKAANLLFAKYLQSANSDGDPDERIFNEPHMTEALRAVGCGGPEPDLLLVYGPARCHLGFPAWRIRYTEIVHMGSLKSMRYGSLMKAIYKFTMVRQNYGK from the exons atgaaAATTTCAGACGAATGGGCTCTCGAGAAGAAATGCAGAAGGCTAAACGTTCAATTGCTCAA GCTGGTGCAGATTGGCAGTTTTGGGCTTCAATTCCTGTGGTGTATTCTGCATTTTATTGTCAGCATATGGTACTTTCTGTTGGAGGTAAATCATGTGGTCGAAAGCACCCTTATTTCTAGTGGACTACTGAAGAACTACAAAACCCTTGATTTAGGCAAGCTCCGGTACCTTGCCATCGTGGTAGGAAGTGAAGAAGCTTTCCAAACTGCTAAGGTCACTAAACTTTTACAGTGGCTGGAAGCAATTGGCATGAAGCATGTGTGCCTTTATGATATGGAAG GAGTATTGAAGAAATCAAAAGAAGCCATCTTGGAGAAAATAAACAATACAACTGTATTTCAG GAAGCTGATGAAAATGATAAGCTACTTGACCAAAAACATATGACTCTAGAATTTGCTTCATACTCTGATGGAAAGGAAGCAGTGGCTAAAGCAGCTAACTTACTTTTTGCCAAGTATTTACAATCAGCTAATTCTGATGGAGATCCAGACGAAAGAATATTTAATGAACCTCACATGACTGAGGCGCTAAGAGCTGTTG GTTGTGGAGGACCAGAACCTGACCTCCTCTTGGTATATGGACCTGCCAGATGCCACCTAGGTTTTCCTGCATGGAGGATTCGATATACCGAGATTGT ACACATGGGATCATTGAAGTCCATGAGATATGGTTCCCTAATGAAGGCCATTTACAAGTTTACCATGGTGCGCCAGAACTATG GTAAGTGA
- the LOC122310000 gene encoding dehydrodolichyl diphosphate synthase complex subunit NUS1 isoform X5, translating to MGSREEMQKAKRSIAQIGSFGLQFLWCILHFIVSIWYFLLEVNHVVESTLISSGLLKNYKTLDLGKLRYLAIVVGSEEAFQTAKVTKLLQWLEAIGMKHVCLYDMEGVLKKSKEAILEKINNTTVFQEADENDKLLDQKHMTLEFASYSDGKEAVAKAANLLFAKYLQSANSDGDPDERIFNEPHMTEALRAVGCGGPEPDLLLVYGPARCHLGFPAWRIRYTEIVHMGSLKSMRYGSLMKAIYKFTMVRQNYGK from the exons ATGGGCTCTCGAGAAGAAATGCAGAAGGCTAAACGTTCAATTGCTCAA ATTGGCAGTTTTGGGCTTCAATTCCTGTGGTGTATTCTGCATTTTATTGTCAGCATATGGTACTTTCTGTTGGAGGTAAATCATGTGGTCGAAAGCACCCTTATTTCTAGTGGACTACTGAAGAACTACAAAACCCTTGATTTAGGCAAGCTCCGGTACCTTGCCATCGTGGTAGGAAGTGAAGAAGCTTTCCAAACTGCTAAGGTCACTAAACTTTTACAGTGGCTGGAAGCAATTGGCATGAAGCATGTGTGCCTTTATGATATGGAAG GAGTATTGAAGAAATCAAAAGAAGCCATCTTGGAGAAAATAAACAATACAACTGTATTTCAG GAAGCTGATGAAAATGATAAGCTACTTGACCAAAAACATATGACTCTAGAATTTGCTTCATACTCTGATGGAAAGGAAGCAGTGGCTAAAGCAGCTAACTTACTTTTTGCCAAGTATTTACAATCAGCTAATTCTGATGGAGATCCAGACGAAAGAATATTTAATGAACCTCACATGACTGAGGCGCTAAGAGCTGTTG GTTGTGGAGGACCAGAACCTGACCTCCTCTTGGTATATGGACCTGCCAGATGCCACCTAGGTTTTCCTGCATGGAGGATTCGATATACCGAGATTGT ACACATGGGATCATTGAAGTCCATGAGATATGGTTCCCTAATGAAGGCCATTTACAAGTTTACCATGGTGCGCCAGAACTATG GTAAGTGA
- the LOC122310843 gene encoding ATP-dependent Clp protease proteolytic subunit 6, chloroplastic: MIASAISSRLNFSIASCNRDSSIPLFSRRNSRRSIVCALPSPYRDSLTSGLSSKTCGLPHKHAEKDFHDVGKSYDAIEAKTGNPPIMPAVMTPGGPLDLSSVLFRNRIIFIGQPITSQVAQRVISQLVTLATVDEDADILVYLNCPGGSTYSVLAIYDCMSWIKPKVGTVCFGVAASQGALLLAGGEKGMRYAMPNARIMIHQPQSGCGGHVEDVRRQVNEAVQSRHKIDKMYAAFTGQSLEKVQQYTERDRFLSVSEAMEFGLIDGVLETEY, from the exons ATGATAGCTTCAGCTATCTCCTCGCGTTTAAACTTCTCAATCGCTTCTTGTAACAGAGACTCGTCCATTCCTTTATTTTCCCGCAG AAACTCAAGGAGGTCGATAGTCTGCGCCTTGCCAAGTCCCTACCGAGATTCTTTAACATCTG GCTTATCCAGTAAAACTTGTGGTTTACCTCATAAGCATGCAGAGAAGGATTTTCATGATGTTGGTAAAAG TTATGATGCAATAGAAGCCAAAACAGGGAATCCACCCATAATGCCAGCTGTGATGACCCCAGGAGGGCCTTTAGATCTCTCATCCGTGCTATTCAGGAATCGCATAATCTTCATTGGGCAGCCAATCACCTCACAGGTGGCTCAACGAGTCATATCGCAGCTTGTAACTCTGGCAACTGTTGATGAGGATGCAGATATTCTG GTGTATTTGAACTGCCCTGGTGGAAGTACATACTCTGTGTTGGCCATATATGATTGCATGTCTTGG ATCAAGCCTAAGGTTGGCACAGTATGTTTTGGAGTAGCGGCAAGCCAGGGCGCACTTCTTCTTGCTGGTGGAGAAAAGGGAATGCGCTATGCAATGCCAAATGCACGTATTATGATACATCAACCACAGAGTGGATGTGGG GGTCATGTGGAAGATGTGAGGCGCCAAGTGAACGAAGCAGTGCAATCTCGCCAT AAAATTGACAAAATGTATGCTGCTTTTACTGGTCAATCTCTTGAGAAAGTGCAACAATACACTGAAAGGGACCGTTTCTTGTCTGTTTCTGAG GCTATGGAGTTTGGACTCATCGATGGCGTGCTAGAAACTGAATATTGA
- the LOC122310000 gene encoding dehydrodolichyl diphosphate synthase complex subunit NUS1 isoform X3: MVTPQSVILNQKHMVAETDRRMGSREEMQKAKRSIAQIGSFGLQFLWCILHFIVSIWYFLLEVNHVVESTLISSGLLKNYKTLDLGKLRYLAIVVGSEEAFQTAKVTKLLQWLEAIGMKHVCLYDMEGVLKKSKEAILEKINNTTVFQEADENDKLLDQKHMTLEFASYSDGKEAVAKAANLLFAKYLQSANSDGDPDERIFNEPHMTEALRAVGCGGPEPDLLLVYGPARCHLGFPAWRIRYTEIVHMGSLKSMRYGSLMKAIYKFTMVRQNYGK, from the exons ATGGTCACTCCACAATCAGTAATATTGAATCAGAAACATATGGTTGCAGAGACAGATAG ACGAATGGGCTCTCGAGAAGAAATGCAGAAGGCTAAACGTTCAATTGCTCAA ATTGGCAGTTTTGGGCTTCAATTCCTGTGGTGTATTCTGCATTTTATTGTCAGCATATGGTACTTTCTGTTGGAGGTAAATCATGTGGTCGAAAGCACCCTTATTTCTAGTGGACTACTGAAGAACTACAAAACCCTTGATTTAGGCAAGCTCCGGTACCTTGCCATCGTGGTAGGAAGTGAAGAAGCTTTCCAAACTGCTAAGGTCACTAAACTTTTACAGTGGCTGGAAGCAATTGGCATGAAGCATGTGTGCCTTTATGATATGGAAG GAGTATTGAAGAAATCAAAAGAAGCCATCTTGGAGAAAATAAACAATACAACTGTATTTCAG GAAGCTGATGAAAATGATAAGCTACTTGACCAAAAACATATGACTCTAGAATTTGCTTCATACTCTGATGGAAAGGAAGCAGTGGCTAAAGCAGCTAACTTACTTTTTGCCAAGTATTTACAATCAGCTAATTCTGATGGAGATCCAGACGAAAGAATATTTAATGAACCTCACATGACTGAGGCGCTAAGAGCTGTTG GTTGTGGAGGACCAGAACCTGACCTCCTCTTGGTATATGGACCTGCCAGATGCCACCTAGGTTTTCCTGCATGGAGGATTCGATATACCGAGATTGT ACACATGGGATCATTGAAGTCCATGAGATATGGTTCCCTAATGAAGGCCATTTACAAGTTTACCATGGTGCGCCAGAACTATG GTAAGTGA
- the LOC122309999 gene encoding BURP domain-containing protein 9-like isoform X1, producing the protein MALRFAYGVLLFCLLLLRCDHISGARDVAKDSYKSAYGTKENLEDQSGYASGYAAAYRTQKDAKDSYESAYGTKENLEDQSGYSSGYAAAYRTQKDTKDSYESAYGTKENLEDQSGYATGYAATYRTQKVAKDSHKSAYSSKKNLEDQSGYASGYAAAYQTQKVSKDSYESAYGSKENLKDQSGYASGYAAAYRTKKVAKDTNYITAYGTKDLDAKYAEMEDVPEDQTHANGGKDVDEQHLKQEEVANQKEMNQPYIAGYTSRRANYITAYRTRQDGEESYLAKYGTKEDLEDSGMKNKKQCGQIDNDVKDVADQNLQKVEVTQEKGMNQPYKAGYRNRQYEAGYGNRQYDAGYRNRQYEAGYRTRQDAKDNYIAGYTGKRDQGPYTAGYRSAQDVKELDYISAYGDGKDSKESGMEHENHMAAKPSSHMDRSEAFKSGFFTMDDLFVGKTMPLRFPIQEFPHFLPREEADSIPFSMAQLSNVLQLYSIPPGSPSARAMENTLQQCESLPIKGEIKHCATSLESMLGFVHNIMGSWPNLDVLTITHPTVATVSTQNYSVLRISEEIYAPKWVACHPLPYPYKVFYCHFIERSKIFKVLLGGENEHKVEAVAVCHMDTSEWDPDHILFRQLGIKPGSSSPICHFLPVYHLVWVPSPTPATASI; encoded by the exons ATGGCTCTTCGGTTTGCATATGGGGTCCTCCTCTTTTGTCTGTTGCTCTTAAGG TGTGACCACATCAGTGGAGCGAGGGACGTTGCAAAAGACTCTTATAAATCTGCTTACGGTACCAAAGAGAATTTGGAAGATCAGTCGGGTTACGCGTCAGGTTATGCAGCTGCCTACCGGACTCAAAAGGATGCAAAAGATTCTTATGAATCTGCTTACGGTACCAAAGAGAATTTGGAAGATCAGTCGGGTTACTCGTCAGGTTATGCAGCTGCTTACCGGACTCAAAAGGATACAAAAGATTCTTATGAATCTGCTTACGGTACCAAAGAGAATTTGGAAGATCAGTCCGGTTACGCAACAGGTTATGCAGCTACTTACCGAACTCAGAAGGTTGCAAAAGATTCTCATAAATCTGCTTACAGTTCCAAAAAGAATTTGGAAGATCAGTCTGGTTATGCTTCAGGTTATGCAGCTGCTTACCAGACTCAAAAGGTTTCAAAAGATTCTTATGAATCTGCTTACGGTTCCAAAGAGAATTTGAAAGATCAGTCTGGTTACGCTTCAGGTTATGCAGCTGCTTACCGGACAAAAAAAGTGGCGAAAGACACTAATTACATCACTGCTTATGGTACTAAAGATCTAGACGCGAAATACGCAGAGATGGAGGACGTTCCAGAGGAT CAAACCCATGCTAATGGAGGGAAGGACGTAGATGAACAACACTTGAAACAAGAGGAGGTGGCAAACCAAAAAGAGATGAACCAACCCTACATCGCTGGGTACACAAGCAGACGAGCAAATTACATTACTGCCTACCGAACCAGACAAGATGGGGAAGAATCTTACCTAGCTAAGTATGGTACAAAAGAAGACTTGGAAGACTCtgggatgaaaaataaaaagcag TGTGGCCAGATTGATAATGATGTGAAGGACGTAGCCGATCAAAACTTGCAAAAAGTGGAAGTGACACAAGAAAAAGGGATGAACCAACCTTACAAAGCCGGTTACAGAAACAGACAGTATGAGGCAGGTTACGGAAACAGACAGTATGATGCTGGTTACAGAAATAGACAGTATGAGGCTGGTTACCGAACCAGGCAAGATGCAAAAGACAATTACATTGCTGGATACACTGGGAAGAGAGATCAGGGCCCTTACACTGCTGGCTATAGAAGTGCGCAAGACGTGAAAGAGTTGGATTACATTAGTGCATATGGAGATGGGAAAGACTCTAAAGAGTCAGGCATGGAGCATGAAAATCATATGGCAGCAAAGCCATCATCCCACATGGATCGCTCGGAAGCATTCAAGTCAGGCTTTTTCACCATGGATGATCTATTTGTGGGGAAGACAATGCCCCTCCGCTTTCCTATCCAAGAGTTTCCCCATTTCTTGCCAAGAGAAGAAGCTGATTCCATTCCTTTCTCAATGGCCCAACTCTCAAACGTTCTTCAACTCTACTCAATCCCTCCAGGTTCTCCCAGTGCCCGggctatggaaaacacactccAACAGTGCGAATCTCTACCCATCAAGGGGGAGATCAAGCACTGCGCTACCTCTTTAGAGTCCATGCTTGGTTTTGTACACAACATCATGGGCTCATGGCCCAACCTGGATGTCCTAACAATCACCCACCCCACAGTGGCAACTGTCTCGACACAGAATTACTCTGTTCTGAGAATTTCAGAGGAAATTTATGCTCCTAAATGGGTAGCTTGTCATCCCTTGCCGTACCCTTACAAAGTTTTCTACTGCCACTTCATAGAAAGGAGCAAAATATTCAAGGTTTTACTAGGGGGTGAGAATGAACATAAGGTGGAAGCAGTTGCTGTATGCCACATGGACACGTCTGAATGGGACCCTGATCACATTCTCTTTCGCCAACTAGGGATCAAGCCCGGCTCTTCTTCTCCAATATGCCATTTCCTCCCGGTATATCATCTTGTTTGGGTTCCATCACCAACACCAGCAACAGCCTCTATCTAG
- the LOC122310000 gene encoding dehydrodolichyl diphosphate synthase complex subunit NUS1 isoform X1 — protein MVTPQSVILNQKHMVAETDRRMGSREEMQKAKRSIAQVRSQEHELLVCCYLFTGYFLGLVQIGSFGLQFLWCILHFIVSIWYFLLEVNHVVESTLISSGLLKNYKTLDLGKLRYLAIVVGSEEAFQTAKVTKLLQWLEAIGMKHVCLYDMEGVLKKSKEAILEKINNTTVFQEADENDKLLDQKHMTLEFASYSDGKEAVAKAANLLFAKYLQSANSDGDPDERIFNEPHMTEALRAVGCGGPEPDLLLVYGPARCHLGFPAWRIRYTEIVHMGSLKSMRYGSLMKAIYKFTMVRQNYGK, from the exons ATGGTCACTCCACAATCAGTAATATTGAATCAGAAACATATGGTTGCAGAGACAGATAG ACGAATGGGCTCTCGAGAAGAAATGCAGAAGGCTAAACGTTCAATTGCTCAAGTAAGAAGCCAAGAGCATGAGCTTCTTGTTTGCTGCTATTTATTTACTGGGTATTTTTTAGG GCTGGTGCAGATTGGCAGTTTTGGGCTTCAATTCCTGTGGTGTATTCTGCATTTTATTGTCAGCATATGGTACTTTCTGTTGGAGGTAAATCATGTGGTCGAAAGCACCCTTATTTCTAGTGGACTACTGAAGAACTACAAAACCCTTGATTTAGGCAAGCTCCGGTACCTTGCCATCGTGGTAGGAAGTGAAGAAGCTTTCCAAACTGCTAAGGTCACTAAACTTTTACAGTGGCTGGAAGCAATTGGCATGAAGCATGTGTGCCTTTATGATATGGAAG GAGTATTGAAGAAATCAAAAGAAGCCATCTTGGAGAAAATAAACAATACAACTGTATTTCAG GAAGCTGATGAAAATGATAAGCTACTTGACCAAAAACATATGACTCTAGAATTTGCTTCATACTCTGATGGAAAGGAAGCAGTGGCTAAAGCAGCTAACTTACTTTTTGCCAAGTATTTACAATCAGCTAATTCTGATGGAGATCCAGACGAAAGAATATTTAATGAACCTCACATGACTGAGGCGCTAAGAGCTGTTG GTTGTGGAGGACCAGAACCTGACCTCCTCTTGGTATATGGACCTGCCAGATGCCACCTAGGTTTTCCTGCATGGAGGATTCGATATACCGAGATTGT ACACATGGGATCATTGAAGTCCATGAGATATGGTTCCCTAATGAAGGCCATTTACAAGTTTACCATGGTGCGCCAGAACTATG GTAAGTGA
- the LOC122310000 gene encoding dehydrodolichyl diphosphate synthase complex subunit NUS1 isoform X2, producing the protein MGSREEMQKAKRSIAQVRSQEHELLVCCYLFTGYFLGLVQIGSFGLQFLWCILHFIVSIWYFLLEVNHVVESTLISSGLLKNYKTLDLGKLRYLAIVVGSEEAFQTAKVTKLLQWLEAIGMKHVCLYDMEGVLKKSKEAILEKINNTTVFQEADENDKLLDQKHMTLEFASYSDGKEAVAKAANLLFAKYLQSANSDGDPDERIFNEPHMTEALRAVGCGGPEPDLLLVYGPARCHLGFPAWRIRYTEIVHMGSLKSMRYGSLMKAIYKFTMVRQNYGK; encoded by the exons ATGGGCTCTCGAGAAGAAATGCAGAAGGCTAAACGTTCAATTGCTCAAGTAAGAAGCCAAGAGCATGAGCTTCTTGTTTGCTGCTATTTATTTACTGGGTATTTTTTAGG GCTGGTGCAGATTGGCAGTTTTGGGCTTCAATTCCTGTGGTGTATTCTGCATTTTATTGTCAGCATATGGTACTTTCTGTTGGAGGTAAATCATGTGGTCGAAAGCACCCTTATTTCTAGTGGACTACTGAAGAACTACAAAACCCTTGATTTAGGCAAGCTCCGGTACCTTGCCATCGTGGTAGGAAGTGAAGAAGCTTTCCAAACTGCTAAGGTCACTAAACTTTTACAGTGGCTGGAAGCAATTGGCATGAAGCATGTGTGCCTTTATGATATGGAAG GAGTATTGAAGAAATCAAAAGAAGCCATCTTGGAGAAAATAAACAATACAACTGTATTTCAG GAAGCTGATGAAAATGATAAGCTACTTGACCAAAAACATATGACTCTAGAATTTGCTTCATACTCTGATGGAAAGGAAGCAGTGGCTAAAGCAGCTAACTTACTTTTTGCCAAGTATTTACAATCAGCTAATTCTGATGGAGATCCAGACGAAAGAATATTTAATGAACCTCACATGACTGAGGCGCTAAGAGCTGTTG GTTGTGGAGGACCAGAACCTGACCTCCTCTTGGTATATGGACCTGCCAGATGCCACCTAGGTTTTCCTGCATGGAGGATTCGATATACCGAGATTGT ACACATGGGATCATTGAAGTCCATGAGATATGGTTCCCTAATGAAGGCCATTTACAAGTTTACCATGGTGCGCCAGAACTATG GTAAGTGA
- the LOC122310842 gene encoding BURP domain-containing protein BNM2A-like, with the protein MRLRIASCGIIVYALLVLLTAQESNARKLVTGNGKDVNKKEYDIHQHTMVGHLSLQDDSERSNVGHIEINRKHIGEEVREENGHERILKKHAHAHPEMHMDHMDPALNVFLAIDDLKVGKSMPIYFPRKDPSMSPRLLPREEVDSIPFSSTQLPYLLEFFSFSKESTEAKAMEYTLGQCELEPIKGETKFCATSFESLLDFPRSFFGLNSRLKVITATDLRNSTVLIQNYTFLGVKEISAPKMIACHPMPYPYAVFYCHGQESENRLFEVSLDGENGETVQAAAFCHMDTSQWDPEHVSFRVLGVEPGSSPVCHFFPADNIIWVPIMSA; encoded by the exons ATGCGTCTCCGGATTGCTTCTTGTGGCATCATTGTTTACGCACTACTTGTTCTATTG ACTGCACAAGAGAGTAATGCAAGGAAGCTGGTTACAGGAAATGGAAAAGATGTTAACAAGAAGGAATATGATATACATCAACATACCATGGTTGGCCATCTAAGCCTTCAGGACGATTCTGAGCGGAGCAATGTTGGTCATATAGAGATCAATCGTAAGCATATAGGCGAAGAGGTACGTGAGGAGAATGGTCATGAAAGGATCCTAAAGAAGCATGCGCATGCTCATCCAGAAATGCACATGGATCACATGGACCCTGCGCTAAATGTTTTTTTGGCTATAGATGATCTAAAAGTTGGGAAATCAATGCCAATTTATTTTCCCAGAAAGGATCCTTCAATGTCTCCTAGATTGCTTCCCAGAGAAGAAGTTGATTCCATTCCTTTCTCATCAACACAGCTTCCATACCTTCTTGAattcttctccttctccaaGGAGTCAACCGAAGCCAAGGCTATGGAATACACACTGGGACAATGTGAGCTTGAACCCATTAAAGGAGAGACCAAGTTCTGTGCTACCTCCTTTGAGTCCTTGCTTGATTTTCCACGTAGCTTCTTTGGATTGAATAGTCGTCTAAAAGTTATAACCGCTACTGATCTCAGAAATTCAACAGTACTTATACAGAACTATACCTTTTTGGGAGTGAAGGAGATTTCAGCACCCAAAATGATAGCTTGTCATCCTATGCCTTACCCTTATGCAGTTTTCTACTGCCATGGCCAAGAGAGTGAGAATAGGCTGTTTGAAGTTTCGCTAGATGGTGAGAATGGAGAGACAGTGCAAGCAGCTGCTTTTTGCCACATGGATACCTCTCAGTGGGATCCTGAACACGTGTCATTTCGTGTGCTCGGAGTTGAACCCGGAAGCTCTCCCGTGTGCCATTTCTTTCCCGCAGACAATATAATTTGGGTGCCCATCATGTCAGCTTAG